The following proteins are co-located in the Corynebacterium aquilae DSM 44791 genome:
- a CDS encoding dynamin family protein, whose translation MTTTTPTEFRSRAKAQLEGMLDGALSKLGREDVVKRTWAKFDSSSQAKTVVIVGEVGRGKSSLANALVGRAGASPESVDSATTIPIALVPSEAPSPTAQLWSADGMVEVAHTELSHFIDERAEANSLTASGPESFTPTRVTVPVGVTPMDDVVVIDTPGVGGLVPAHAELAQQALEQACVLVIAVDASTPITAPEMSFIKQAGAHADSIIVAVTKIDKNTTRWREILADNKRIISENMARSVPVLPVSSLLAVRDTPGAEEISGIIPLREAIKDRFRTAELFPTVNALRTAVEELRVARSQFQSKLTTITEGAAAVPSLEADLARLNSLKKDAEQWEQYLQRDLTLIRQGAMSTLDSELESIRSDWTNRINSHGMAVLRKNPQHFTAQMEKDFQKAVLTSVEQFASELKTTIIEPRFDSPDAWDEIQASISAQLQAQQPTHAEVKKKSEGIFDPMMLMMGFSGGSAIGGILASVVSFTGVGLAAGAGWIAINVGFRAMRAGKNNLLAWMNTTSNSTRVFTNRILDNTLAQARPAIVIRYREHLKTSIEQTQRAIRDAEAAATRDKKRREEKIASLSKNIRIIDTRITKAEELIDEINAYAATVASTTPSQELAC comes from the coding sequence GTGACAACCACGACGCCAACTGAGTTTCGGTCCCGCGCGAAAGCACAGCTTGAAGGCATGCTCGATGGGGCATTAAGCAAACTGGGGCGCGAAGACGTGGTGAAACGAACCTGGGCGAAATTCGACTCATCATCCCAAGCGAAAACAGTAGTAATCGTCGGTGAAGTCGGGCGCGGAAAATCCTCGCTGGCCAACGCCTTGGTGGGGCGCGCCGGGGCCAGCCCCGAATCGGTGGATTCCGCAACCACCATTCCCATCGCACTGGTGCCGTCGGAGGCACCAAGCCCCACCGCGCAGCTTTGGTCTGCTGACGGCATGGTCGAAGTTGCCCACACCGAGCTCTCCCACTTCATTGACGAACGCGCTGAGGCGAATTCCCTCACAGCTTCGGGCCCTGAGTCTTTCACCCCCACCCGCGTTACTGTGCCCGTCGGAGTGACACCGATGGATGATGTCGTCGTGATCGACACCCCGGGGGTGGGTGGCTTGGTTCCGGCGCACGCGGAGCTAGCGCAGCAAGCTCTGGAACAGGCATGTGTCCTGGTGATCGCTGTCGATGCGTCGACCCCCATCACCGCGCCCGAGATGAGCTTCATTAAACAGGCCGGCGCGCACGCGGATTCCATCATCGTGGCGGTCACCAAGATTGATAAAAACACCACCCGGTGGCGGGAAATCCTCGCTGACAACAAGCGGATCATCAGCGAGAACATGGCCCGCAGCGTGCCAGTACTTCCCGTGAGCAGCCTGCTCGCCGTTCGCGACACCCCGGGGGCGGAAGAAATCTCCGGGATCATCCCCCTGCGGGAAGCCATCAAAGATCGTTTCCGCACTGCCGAACTCTTCCCCACCGTCAACGCCCTGCGCACCGCCGTCGAAGAGCTACGCGTTGCGCGTTCGCAGTTCCAATCAAAGCTCACCACCATCACCGAAGGTGCCGCAGCGGTCCCCTCACTTGAGGCTGACCTAGCGCGCCTCAACAGCCTCAAAAAAGACGCCGAGCAGTGGGAACAATATCTCCAACGAGATCTCACCCTGATCCGTCAAGGCGCGATGAGCACCCTGGACAGTGAGCTGGAATCCATTCGCAGCGACTGGACCAACCGCATCAACAGCCACGGCATGGCGGTGCTGCGCAAAAACCCACAACACTTCACCGCCCAGATGGAAAAAGACTTCCAAAAGGCAGTGCTGACATCAGTGGAACAATTTGCATCTGAGCTAAAAACCACCATCATCGAGCCGCGCTTCGACAGCCCCGACGCGTGGGACGAAATCCAAGCATCCATCAGCGCCCAACTTCAAGCCCAACAACCCACCCACGCCGAGGTCAAAAAGAAAAGCGAAGGCATCTTCGACCCCATGATGCTCATGATGGGCTTTTCTGGCGGCAGCGCCATCGGCGGCATCCTCGCCAGCGTTGTCTCCTTCACCGGTGTTGGCCTCGCCGCCGGGGCCGGGTGGATCGCCATCAACGTCGGATTCCGCGCCATGCGAGCCGGAAAAAACAACCTGCTGGCGTGGATGAACACCACCTCCAACTCCACCCGAGTGTTCACCAACCGGATTCTCGACAACACCCTCGCCCAAGCCCGCCCCGCAATCGTCATCCGCTACCGCGAACACCTCAAAACCAGTATTGAGCAAACCCAACGCGCCATTCGCGATGCAGAAGCCGCCGCCACCCGGGACAAAAAGCGTCGCGAAGAAAAAATCGCCAGCCTGAGCAAAAACATTCGCATCATCGATACCCGCATCACCAAAGCCGAAGAACTCATCGACGAAATCAACGCCTATGCGGCAACAGTCGCCAGCACCACCCCCTCACAAGAACTCGCCTGTTAA
- a CDS encoding GTPase has translation MDPITRTLLDTIERLRSTAPSLEEQLDAITASLTSAPRIVIVGRLKAGKSTLVNALIGSPASETAALEATNVVTVFEYGAPDRAVAHLLNGESIAINTKRGQVAELPADARSINYVRRWMPAAPLRDYSLIDTPGLATLTEDNERATRRALIEGYEQTKNASVDADAAIFLFDTTPRRDEVEFLTSLGFTPLNTLGVLSRADGFAQGALGDRDPFEQACVHAETIAGELKQYLTTVVPVAGLLAETSHTGALTENDARDIARFSQRDDIDLLRGLLGTVEEADGGIERIVKLIGEYGLFRGRATAAHGAAALNDWLIEASRLPQLKDIINRTITPYARLHRAGRIIAGLEQLAYSHPEHREAVRNASHDLRQHEALQPAILLMDLKAVLKENPDSELVDMLLPLITGYYPADKMGLDRYASGYDIIEAVRQARVTLQGLTFSVGPAEEAAMITINRALDAVERAGEALT, from the coding sequence TTGGACCCCATCACCCGCACCCTGCTCGACACTATTGAGCGTCTGCGCAGCACCGCCCCCTCACTTGAGGAACAACTGGATGCAATCACCGCTAGCTTGACCTCCGCGCCACGCATCGTCATCGTCGGACGACTCAAGGCAGGCAAATCCACCCTCGTCAACGCGCTGATCGGCAGTCCCGCATCAGAAACCGCGGCCCTGGAGGCCACCAACGTTGTCACCGTGTTCGAGTACGGCGCCCCAGACCGCGCGGTCGCGCACCTACTCAACGGGGAAAGCATTGCCATCAACACCAAACGCGGCCAGGTCGCCGAACTCCCGGCGGACGCCCGCAGCATCAACTACGTGCGCCGCTGGATGCCCGCAGCCCCACTTCGCGACTACTCCCTCATCGATACCCCAGGCCTGGCAACGCTGACCGAAGACAACGAACGCGCCACCCGGCGCGCGCTGATCGAAGGATATGAGCAAACCAAAAACGCCTCCGTCGACGCGGATGCTGCGATCTTCCTGTTCGACACCACCCCGCGCCGCGATGAGGTGGAGTTCCTCACCAGTCTGGGTTTTACCCCGCTGAATACTCTCGGGGTGCTCTCCCGGGCCGATGGGTTCGCGCAAGGAGCGCTAGGCGACCGGGATCCTTTCGAGCAGGCTTGCGTGCATGCCGAAACTATTGCGGGAGAACTCAAGCAGTATCTGACCACCGTGGTGCCGGTTGCAGGTCTTTTGGCGGAGACTTCCCACACGGGGGCGTTGACTGAAAACGATGCGCGCGACATTGCGCGTTTTTCACAGCGGGACGATATTGACCTGCTGCGGGGTCTTCTCGGCACGGTGGAGGAAGCCGATGGCGGGATTGAGCGCATCGTGAAACTGATTGGCGAATACGGCCTCTTCCGGGGTCGTGCCACAGCCGCCCACGGGGCGGCCGCGCTTAACGATTGGCTTATCGAGGCCTCCCGGCTGCCCCAACTTAAAGACATCATTAACCGCACGATCACCCCCTATGCGCGGCTGCACCGGGCGGGGCGCATCATCGCCGGCCTCGAGCAGCTGGCGTATTCCCACCCGGAGCATCGCGAAGCGGTGCGCAATGCCAGCCATGATTTGCGCCAACACGAGGCGCTTCAGCCGGCAATCCTCCTGATGGATCTCAAGGCTGTGTTGAAGGAAAACCCCGACTCTGAGCTCGTCGACATGTTGCTGCCGTTGATCACCGGCTACTACCCCGCCGACAAAATGGGGCTCGACCGTTACGCCTCCGGGTACGACATCATCGAAGCCGTCCGCCAAGCACGCGTCACCTTACAGGGGCTGACTTTCAGCGTTGGGCCCGCCGAAGAAGCAGCCATGATCACCATTAACCGGGCCCTTGACGCCGTGGAACGCGCCGGCGAGGCACTCACTTAG
- a CDS encoding DUF2505 domain-containing protein: protein MTSRAQHTVTINQPADKVHAALTNADYWAYNVANLSTEAGEVHSFEGNEAVLYEIMPMDLLPEAVRAMISQSLKIKRVVTVGALEGENFSFDYTADVKGAPVDFRGHVTAAGSGDTTTLTYDNEVDVTIPFMGPAIEPKVADALGELVANEGALTEKWISENA, encoded by the coding sequence ATGACTTCTCGCGCACAGCACACCGTGACCATTAATCAGCCCGCCGACAAGGTGCACGCCGCCCTGACCAACGCCGACTACTGGGCGTACAACGTGGCGAACTTGTCCACCGAAGCTGGCGAGGTTCACTCCTTCGAAGGCAACGAGGCTGTCCTGTACGAAATCATGCCGATGGATCTTCTCCCGGAGGCTGTTCGTGCCATGATTTCCCAGTCCCTGAAGATCAAGCGTGTCGTTACTGTCGGCGCGCTTGAGGGGGAGAACTTCTCCTTCGACTACACCGCCGACGTCAAGGGCGCTCCCGTTGATTTCCGTGGCCACGTGACCGCCGCCGGTTCCGGCGACACCACCACCTTGACCTACGACAACGAGGTCGATGTCACCATCCCGTTCATGGGTCCGGCTATTGAGCCCAAGGTTGCCGATGCTCTCGGCGAGCTGGTGGCCAACGAGGGCGCGTTGACTGAGAAGTGGATCTCCGAAAACGCTTAA
- the deoC gene encoding deoxyribose-phosphate aldolase → MTAQLTRNDVAAIMDYTLLTPEATAQDVEKLCAEAIELGVGCVCVSPNMLHATRDAQEAGLKVAAVVGFPSGKHHILIKAAEARLAVQSGASEIDLVVDLGNIAKGDLNAMVSEVVAVREAISAQITLKVILETALWDDDTITQAAALCAKAGADMVKTSTGFHPAGGATASAVTALAKGAGPHVGVKASGGIRTWEQAQEMIAAGAARLGVSKAREILDGAPA, encoded by the coding sequence ATGACCGCCCAACTCACCCGCAACGACGTAGCCGCCATCATGGACTACACCCTCCTGACCCCCGAAGCCACCGCACAAGACGTCGAAAAACTGTGCGCCGAAGCCATCGAACTGGGCGTTGGATGCGTGTGCGTATCCCCCAACATGCTCCACGCCACCCGTGATGCCCAAGAAGCAGGCCTCAAGGTGGCAGCAGTCGTGGGCTTCCCCTCGGGCAAACACCACATCCTCATCAAAGCAGCCGAAGCACGCCTGGCCGTCCAATCCGGCGCCAGCGAAATCGACCTGGTGGTCGACCTCGGCAACATCGCCAAAGGCGACCTGAACGCCATGGTGTCCGAGGTCGTGGCCGTCCGCGAAGCAATCAGCGCACAAATTACCCTCAAAGTCATCCTCGAGACCGCACTGTGGGACGACGACACCATCACCCAAGCCGCCGCCCTGTGCGCCAAAGCCGGCGCCGACATGGTCAAAACCTCCACCGGATTCCACCCCGCCGGCGGCGCCACCGCCAGCGCAGTCACCGCCCTTGCCAAGGGCGCAGGCCCACACGTCGGCGTGAAAGCCTCCGGCGGTATCCGCACCTGGGAGCAAGCCCAAGAAATGATTGCCGCAGGAGCCGCCCGGCTGGGGGTTTCCAAGGCTCGGGAAATCCTCGACGGCGCCCCCGCCTAA
- a CDS encoding GNAT family N-acetyltransferase, which produces MVNNRVDERDLSIELCQWSRDRAQLNFDLPEDQLFFVDPPLAYERDDRPEWTPLIVRDGAGRVVAFCVLDRGPDRLLYTDCVDSVLVRGLSVDPALQGRGVGSFFTRQLPEFVETTLMHWLARELVLGVNQQNKPALQMYLSCDFQMCLRQVTGARGPQYVLRRTLRL; this is translated from the coding sequence ATGGTTAACAATCGGGTTGATGAGCGTGACTTAAGCATCGAGCTGTGCCAGTGGTCTCGCGATCGCGCACAGTTGAACTTTGATTTGCCCGAAGATCAGCTGTTTTTTGTGGATCCTCCCCTGGCATATGAGCGGGACGACCGGCCGGAGTGGACCCCGCTCATTGTGCGCGATGGGGCGGGCAGGGTGGTTGCTTTTTGTGTGTTGGATCGTGGCCCTGACCGGTTGTTGTACACCGATTGTGTGGACAGCGTGCTGGTGCGCGGTTTATCGGTTGATCCGGCGCTGCAGGGGCGGGGTGTGGGGTCGTTTTTTACTCGGCAGCTTCCCGAGTTTGTGGAGACCACCTTGATGCATTGGTTGGCCCGCGAGCTTGTGCTGGGGGTGAATCAGCAGAATAAGCCGGCGTTGCAAATGTATCTTTCGTGCGATTTTCAGATGTGCCTTCGCCAGGTGACGGGGGCGCGGGGGCCGCAGTATGTGTTGCGGCGGACCTTGCGGTTGTAG
- a CDS encoding LmeA family phospholipid-binding protein has translation MAKKSSHLWLKIVVGIVIVLVLLAGAAELGVRWMVSKQLKDDFAQQAGAVTAEEPTISFGSYPVLLGALQKDIHHVDLTTPNTLQITYPGGPDSVPEVTGMPKAHITIDGLKLDDPNRPIASTLNVDTTVSDEFILAQAQRAMDESTSGSENTQPQSLEDLAGMLLKKVVKITDVTSNPAEGTLGIEFTGGAANLAVKPVVSDGEVSFEAAGASLFGIDMPQEVIDALTNGLKDSAGGMAGSMQVTNFRVVDGGLDVSMVGHDVDLQNMK, from the coding sequence ATGGCTAAAAAATCCTCACATCTGTGGTTAAAGATCGTCGTCGGCATTGTGATTGTGCTGGTGCTGCTGGCGGGGGCTGCCGAGCTTGGCGTTCGGTGGATGGTGTCCAAGCAGCTCAAAGACGATTTTGCGCAGCAGGCTGGGGCGGTGACGGCGGAGGAGCCGACGATTTCTTTTGGTTCCTACCCGGTGCTTTTGGGGGCGTTGCAAAAGGATATTCACCACGTGGATTTGACCACCCCGAATACTTTGCAGATCACCTACCCGGGTGGCCCGGACTCTGTCCCGGAGGTGACCGGCATGCCGAAGGCGCACATCACGATTGATGGGTTGAAGTTGGATGATCCGAATCGCCCGATCGCGTCGACTTTGAACGTGGATACCACGGTGTCGGATGAGTTCATTTTGGCGCAGGCGCAGCGTGCGATGGATGAGTCGACGAGTGGAAGCGAGAACACCCAGCCGCAGTCCTTGGAGGATTTAGCTGGGATGCTGTTGAAGAAGGTCGTGAAGATCACCGATGTGACCAGTAATCCTGCCGAGGGCACGTTGGGAATTGAATTTACTGGTGGCGCAGCTAATCTTGCGGTCAAGCCCGTGGTCAGCGACGGTGAGGTGTCGTTTGAGGCTGCGGGGGCTTCCCTGTTTGGTATTGATATGCCGCAGGAAGTTATTGATGCGTTGACCAATGGTTTGAAGGATTCTGCTGGCGGTATGGCTGGCAGCATGCAGGTCACGAATTTCCGGGTCGTTGATGGCGGCCTGGATGTGTCGATGGTCGGCCATGATGTTGATTTGCAGAACATGAAGTAG
- a CDS encoding UDP-N-acetylmuramate dehydrogenase, translating into MSETQLPRDLANLVAKIPGADTIDTTFAELTTLHIGGRPALAVRCTTTEAIAATVRTLDDNEIPSLIVGGGSNLVVSGQPLDLVAVIIDNQDITINPNTGIVTADAGVVWDELVETTVAAGLGGLECLSGIPGTVGATPVQNVGAYGVEVVDVLHRVELYDRTTKKTEWVEPAALNLSYRYSNLKFTARAVVARVEFALNTDGLSQPLRFGELARKLGVEKDETTPRRDPHLVRDAVLDLRNGKGMVYNPADHDTWSAGSFFTNPIVPAAAIDEVKATIAQHVDEETFATMPCFSVDGGYKLSAAWLIDKAGYTKGYPGENAPARLSTKHTLALTNRGQATTQDIVDLARDVRAGVKKKFGVTLEPEPVWVGVSIDS; encoded by the coding sequence ATGTCCGAGACACAGCTGCCCCGCGACCTTGCCAACCTTGTGGCGAAAATCCCTGGTGCCGACACCATCGACACCACCTTCGCCGAACTGACCACCCTCCACATCGGTGGCCGCCCAGCGCTCGCCGTGCGCTGCACCACCACCGAAGCAATCGCCGCCACCGTGCGCACCCTCGACGACAACGAAATCCCAAGCCTCATCGTCGGCGGCGGATCCAACCTCGTAGTCTCCGGGCAGCCACTCGACCTCGTCGCCGTCATCATCGACAACCAGGACATCACCATCAACCCCAACACCGGCATCGTCACCGCCGATGCCGGCGTGGTGTGGGATGAACTGGTGGAAACAACCGTGGCCGCAGGACTCGGCGGACTTGAGTGCTTATCCGGCATCCCCGGCACCGTCGGCGCCACACCCGTACAAAACGTCGGCGCCTACGGCGTTGAAGTCGTCGACGTACTGCACCGCGTAGAGCTCTACGATCGCACCACAAAAAAGACCGAATGGGTCGAGCCGGCAGCACTGAACCTGTCCTACCGCTACTCCAACCTCAAATTCACCGCGCGTGCCGTAGTGGCCCGCGTCGAATTCGCCCTCAACACCGATGGGCTGTCCCAACCATTGCGCTTCGGTGAACTGGCACGAAAACTCGGCGTGGAAAAAGACGAAACCACCCCCCGCCGCGATCCACACCTAGTGCGCGACGCCGTGCTGGACTTACGCAACGGCAAAGGCATGGTCTACAACCCCGCAGACCACGACACCTGGTCCGCAGGATCCTTCTTCACCAACCCCATCGTTCCGGCAGCAGCAATCGACGAAGTCAAAGCAACAATTGCGCAACACGTTGATGAAGAAACCTTCGCCACAATGCCGTGTTTCAGCGTTGACGGCGGCTACAAACTCTCCGCAGCCTGGCTCATCGACAAAGCCGGATACACCAAGGGCTACCCCGGCGAAAACGCACCAGCCCGACTATCCACCAAACACACCCTGGCACTGACCAACCGCGGACAAGCCACCACCCAAGACATCGTCGATCTTGCCCGCGATGTTCGCGCCGGGGTGAAAAAGAAGTTCGGTGTGACCCTGGAGCCCGAGCCGGTGTGGGTGGGCGTCAGCATCGACAGTTAA
- a CDS encoding SAM-dependent methyltransferase translates to MADHAHNLRASFAVSANKPVGVITRGTTNTNRLRRCDRWMVNHPAVVAALNSTSTPLAVDVGYGASHTTTCEWARYLRTVNPAVDVLGLEIDPARVLPPRDGVRFGLGGFELAGHAPQVVRAFNVLRQYDVSQVEDAWAVVCERLAPGGVFVEGTCDELGRRSCWVLLDASGPVSLTLAWSPWHSQRPSQLAERLPKALIHRNVPGEPIHELLSAADQAWDRAAGYATFGPRARWFEARRMLVEQGVPLAPQRRLLRDSLLTVPWDFVA, encoded by the coding sequence GTGGCTGATCACGCACATAACTTGCGGGCAAGTTTTGCGGTTTCCGCTAATAAGCCGGTCGGTGTGATTACCCGTGGTACGACGAACACCAACCGCTTGCGGCGCTGTGACCGGTGGATGGTGAATCATCCGGCGGTTGTGGCTGCGCTGAACAGTACTTCTACTCCTCTCGCTGTTGATGTGGGTTACGGCGCCAGCCACACCACTACCTGCGAATGGGCGCGCTATTTGCGCACGGTGAATCCTGCGGTGGATGTCCTTGGTCTGGAGATCGATCCTGCTCGCGTGTTGCCGCCCCGGGATGGGGTGCGTTTTGGTTTGGGTGGTTTTGAGTTGGCGGGCCACGCCCCGCAGGTGGTGCGGGCGTTTAATGTGCTGCGCCAGTATGACGTTTCGCAGGTGGAGGATGCGTGGGCTGTGGTGTGTGAGCGCCTGGCTCCTGGGGGTGTGTTTGTGGAGGGCACCTGTGATGAGTTGGGGCGGCGTTCGTGCTGGGTGTTGTTGGATGCTTCGGGGCCGGTGTCGTTGACGTTGGCGTGGTCGCCGTGGCATTCGCAGCGGCCGAGCCAGTTGGCGGAGCGGTTGCCGAAGGCGTTGATTCATCGCAATGTGCCGGGGGAGCCGATTCATGAGTTGTTGTCTGCGGCTGATCAGGCGTGGGATCGGGCGGCGGGTTATGCGACGTTTGGGCCGCGTGCCCGGTGGTTTGAGGCGCGCAGGATGTTGGTGGAGCAGGGGGTGCCGTTGGCTCCGCAGCGGCGGTTGTTGCGGGATAGTTTGTTGACTGTGCCCTGGGATTTTGTGGCCTAA
- the purU gene encoding formyltetrahydrofolate deformylase, whose amino-acid sequence MISKAENPSPNERQYVLTLSCPDDTGIVAKLSTFLAEHGAWIVEAGYFTDDNSSRFFTRQAVRAESVNISFEEFSAAFDELAESFGPGTRWRIWDTARNKKAVILVSKEGHCLHDLLGRVAQNDYPMDVAAVIGNHEDLRDIAEAHGVPFACVPFPKDAVGKRKSFDQVAELVNAHNPDAVVLARFMQILPPDLCEMWEGKALNIHHSFLPSFMGARPYHQAHRRGVKLIGATCHYATQDLDDGPIIEQDVIRISHKDTPADMQRLGRDAEKIVLARGLRFHLEDRVQVYGNRTVIFD is encoded by the coding sequence ATGATTAGCAAGGCAGAAAACCCCTCCCCTAATGAGCGTCAGTATGTGCTGACCTTGAGCTGCCCGGATGACACCGGCATTGTGGCGAAGCTGTCCACCTTCCTCGCCGAGCATGGCGCCTGGATTGTGGAGGCCGGTTATTTCACCGACGACAACTCCAGCCGCTTCTTTACCCGCCAGGCGGTGCGCGCCGAGTCGGTCAACATCAGCTTTGAGGAGTTCTCTGCCGCTTTTGATGAGTTGGCTGAGTCTTTCGGCCCGGGCACCCGGTGGCGTATTTGGGATACCGCCCGCAATAAGAAGGCGGTGATCCTGGTGTCTAAGGAGGGCCACTGCCTGCATGACTTGTTGGGCCGTGTTGCCCAGAATGATTACCCCATGGATGTGGCGGCGGTCATCGGTAACCACGAGGATCTGCGCGACATTGCCGAGGCTCATGGGGTTCCGTTTGCGTGTGTGCCGTTCCCGAAGGATGCGGTCGGCAAGCGCAAATCCTTCGACCAGGTTGCGGAGCTGGTCAACGCCCACAATCCGGATGCTGTGGTGCTGGCGCGTTTTATGCAGATTTTGCCGCCGGATTTGTGTGAGATGTGGGAGGGCAAGGCCTTGAACATCCACCACTCTTTCCTCCCCAGTTTCATGGGGGCTCGTCCTTATCACCAGGCGCACCGTCGTGGTGTGAAGCTCATTGGTGCGACCTGCCACTACGCCACCCAGGATCTGGATGACGGCCCCATCATTGAGCAGGATGTAATCCGTATTAGTCACAAGGACACCCCGGCCGATATGCAGCGCTTGGGCCGCGATGCGGAAAAGATTGTGCTGGCCCGTGGGTTGCGATTCCACTTGGAAGATCGCGTGCAGGTCTACGGTAACCGCACGGTGATTTTCGACTAG
- a CDS encoding DUF445 domain-containing protein → MTTPLAVPGPSPEVEAFRRAQLKRYKALATGLLVFAGVVFLACQIYQHTTPNAPAWVGYVRAAAEAGMVGGLADWFAVTALFKYPLGLKIPHTAIVKNKKDQIGESLGGFVGENFLNAELITEKVRSAEVPARLGGWLSEPTNANKVSHETGKLLANVVRALDPADAEQIIKTGLIDKLASPQWGPPAGRLLEQLMQEGRTEPVVEELIGWLHRKSLGSEDLINRLLDERRPAWAPRFVNDIVGDKVYRELVTWTSEVKANKNHEARQAIKRFLNTLAQDLQHDENMIERVEGIKHDVMGSAAVEQAPARIWAGASQSLVTAALDEESILRQKITQLALTWGQRLVDDPELRARLDQRVTGMAAFLADNYADEITNIISETVQRWPADEAVDKIELMVGKDLQYIRLNGTVVGSLAGLAIYTVSQLILHFI, encoded by the coding sequence ATGACTACACCGCTCGCCGTCCCCGGCCCCTCCCCAGAGGTCGAGGCTTTCCGCCGCGCCCAACTCAAGCGCTACAAAGCACTCGCCACCGGGCTGCTCGTCTTCGCCGGCGTCGTCTTTTTAGCCTGCCAAATCTACCAACACACCACTCCCAACGCCCCCGCCTGGGTCGGCTACGTGCGCGCCGCCGCCGAAGCCGGAATGGTCGGCGGCCTGGCGGACTGGTTCGCGGTCACCGCCCTATTCAAATACCCGCTCGGGCTCAAAATCCCCCACACCGCCATCGTCAAGAACAAAAAAGACCAAATCGGTGAATCCCTCGGCGGTTTCGTCGGCGAGAACTTCCTCAACGCCGAACTGATCACCGAAAAAGTGCGCTCCGCCGAAGTCCCGGCCCGCCTCGGCGGCTGGCTCAGCGAACCCACCAACGCCAACAAAGTCTCCCACGAAACCGGCAAACTCCTCGCCAACGTCGTACGCGCCCTCGACCCGGCAGACGCCGAACAAATCATCAAAACCGGGCTGATCGACAAACTCGCCTCCCCCCAATGGGGCCCGCCCGCCGGCCGCCTGCTCGAGCAACTCATGCAAGAAGGCCGCACCGAACCCGTCGTCGAAGAACTCATCGGCTGGCTCCACCGCAAATCCCTAGGCTCCGAGGACCTCATCAACCGCCTCCTTGATGAACGCCGCCCCGCCTGGGCACCCCGCTTCGTCAACGACATCGTCGGCGACAAGGTCTACCGCGAACTCGTCACCTGGACCAGCGAGGTCAAAGCCAACAAAAACCACGAAGCCCGCCAGGCCATCAAACGCTTCCTCAACACCCTCGCGCAAGACCTCCAGCACGACGAAAACATGATCGAACGCGTCGAAGGCATCAAACACGACGTGATGGGATCCGCAGCCGTGGAACAAGCCCCCGCCCGCATCTGGGCCGGGGCCAGCCAATCACTGGTTACCGCCGCCCTGGACGAAGAATCCATCCTGCGCCAAAAAATCACCCAACTGGCACTGACCTGGGGCCAACGCCTCGTCGACGACCCGGAGCTGCGCGCCCGCCTCGACCAGCGAGTCACCGGCATGGCCGCCTTCCTCGCCGACAACTACGCCGACGAAATCACCAACATCATCTCCGAAACCGTCCAACGCTGGCCCGCCGACGAAGCCGTCGACAAAATCGAGCTCATGGTCGGTAAGGACCTGCAGTACATCCGATTGAACGGTACCGTGGTAGGTTCACTGGCTGGACTCGCAATCTACACCGTGTCCCAACTCATCCTGCACTTCATCTAG
- a CDS encoding DUF2516 family protein, translated as MDQLMLFMYFGQFTDVAFYILRIALALVAGWGAITAALTRADAFEVAGRQAKPIWVAILGICTVVMIVPFRMSILAIVACVFIGIYWFDVRPQLKEILNNSGGW; from the coding sequence ATGGATCAACTGATGCTATTCATGTACTTCGGCCAATTCACCGACGTCGCATTCTATATTCTGCGCATCGCGCTAGCGCTGGTCGCCGGATGGGGCGCAATCACCGCAGCCCTAACCCGGGCAGACGCCTTCGAAGTCGCCGGCCGCCAAGCCAAACCCATCTGGGTTGCCATCCTCGGTATCTGCACCGTGGTCATGATCGTCCCCTTTAGGATGAGCATCCTCGCCATCGTCGCCTGCGTGTTCATCGGCATCTACTGGTTCGACGTCAGGCCCCAGCTCAAAGAAATCCTCAACAACTCCGGCGGCTGGTAA